Proteins co-encoded in one Gemmatimonas sp. UBA7669 genomic window:
- a CDS encoding carboxypeptidase regulatory-like domain-containing protein, with translation MRTSLGPRAAVMSVSTALALATLPVASPALLHAQGETTLRGTIYSEGGTPLSGAQVRFSAPLRNVAAATSDEAGVFAFAKLPAGPVWVVGRRIGYRPDSVLITIPASGEARPALTLRRLPQSLAAVQVNGRRDMTGAMAGFYHRQQTGAGGRFFTLAEIDRRNASNMTDLLRGLPGIRIESRGMMNYVRVRNSRCAPLVWLDGQALYAGEVDLDAFDPRSFEGIEVYSGPATVPVEFMGNQRMSSACGTIVLWSRRGEPRPKRAKKNEPTPLERIAKLMDEGKAFVHTDVDRVAFPDSGMLVKPVYPDSLFDAMTGGRVIAEFVVDTNGKAIMDTFSAITYTDRLFVEPVRRAVREQQFQPAYRKNGFVMQVMHLPFDFYPDSTARRRR, from the coding sequence ATGCGCACCTCCCTCGGACCGCGCGCTGCGGTCATGTCAGTATCTACGGCCCTCGCGCTCGCGACGTTGCCCGTCGCGTCTCCGGCCTTGCTGCACGCGCAGGGCGAAACCACACTGCGTGGCACGATCTACTCCGAGGGGGGCACCCCGCTGAGCGGCGCGCAGGTGCGGTTCAGTGCCCCACTGCGCAACGTGGCGGCCGCCACCAGCGATGAAGCCGGCGTGTTCGCCTTCGCCAAGCTGCCCGCCGGTCCGGTGTGGGTGGTGGGCCGGCGTATTGGCTACCGGCCGGATTCGGTGCTCATCACCATACCGGCGTCTGGTGAAGCGCGTCCCGCGCTGACACTGAGGCGCCTCCCGCAGTCGCTGGCCGCCGTCCAGGTGAACGGGCGGCGCGACATGACTGGCGCCATGGCCGGTTTTTATCATCGACAACAGACCGGCGCCGGCGGACGGTTCTTCACGTTGGCCGAGATCGATCGGCGCAACGCCTCCAACATGACCGACTTGCTGCGCGGCTTGCCCGGCATTCGCATCGAGTCGCGTGGCATGATGAACTACGTCCGCGTGCGCAACAGCCGCTGTGCGCCGCTGGTGTGGCTGGACGGCCAGGCACTGTATGCCGGAGAGGTCGATCTCGACGCCTTCGACCCGCGGTCATTCGAAGGCATCGAGGTGTACAGCGGCCCTGCCACCGTGCCCGTGGAGTTCATGGGCAATCAGCGCATGAGCTCAGCGTGCGGCACCATCGTGCTCTGGTCTCGACGCGGTGAACCGCGGCCCAAGCGCGCCAAGAAGAACGAGCCCACACCACTCGAGCGCATTGCCAAGCTGATGGACGAGGGGAAGGCGTTTGTGCACACCGACGTCGACCGGGTGGCCTTCCCCGACTCGGGGATGCTCGTCAAGCCCGTGTATCCCGACTCACTGTTCGACGCCATGACCGGAGGTCGCGTGATTGCGGAGTTCGTGGTGGACACCAACGGCAAGGCCATCATGGACACGTTCTCGGCCATCACCTACACGGATCGCCTGTTCGTGGAGCCGGTGCGCCGCGCCGTGCGCGAACAGCAGTTTCAGCCCGCCTATCGAAAGAACGGCTTCGTCATGCAGGTCATGCACCTGCCGTTTGATTTCTACCCGGATTCCACAGCCCGGAGACGCCGTTGA
- a CDS encoding DMT family transporter, which translates to MTRTADGASAASSAVSRTGLWLIVAAAVQWAMLGPMARVAFAEGVSALTVAFWRATLGALLFAAHAAFTQAPALHRRDRWPAALLGVAGMAVMYVTYFKSVQYGGAALAAILLYAAPVWVALGAHFLLRERVSVSEAGALALTLLGVVLVALSGRSASPEAGQFAVTWPVLLFGTLSGLSYAGYFLMGRPLFGRNAPSRVLAWALAAAAVVLLPFVEWRMHSNTAWLAIGFLAVVCTFGAYLCNATGLRSVAASRAATVATLEPVLAVMAAWLVWGERLAPLGMFGALLVVAGIVRSARRAEVPQRDVAQ; encoded by the coding sequence ATGACCCGAACGGCGGATGGTGCCTCGGCGGCGTCGTCCGCCGTTTCGCGTACGGGCCTGTGGCTCATCGTGGCGGCGGCCGTGCAGTGGGCCATGCTTGGCCCCATGGCGCGTGTGGCGTTTGCCGAAGGCGTGTCGGCGCTTACCGTGGCCTTCTGGCGGGCGACGCTCGGTGCGCTGTTGTTTGCCGCGCACGCAGCCTTTACGCAGGCGCCGGCGCTGCATCGCCGCGACCGTTGGCCCGCGGCGCTGCTGGGCGTGGCGGGCATGGCCGTGATGTACGTGACGTACTTCAAGAGTGTGCAGTACGGCGGCGCCGCGTTGGCGGCCATACTGCTCTATGCGGCGCCGGTGTGGGTAGCGCTTGGTGCGCACTTTCTGTTGCGTGAGCGCGTGAGTGTCAGCGAAGCCGGTGCGCTTGCGCTTACGCTCCTCGGCGTGGTGCTGGTTGCCTTGTCCGGTCGCAGCGCCTCGCCGGAGGCCGGACAATTTGCTGTGACCTGGCCGGTGCTGCTCTTTGGCACATTGTCCGGCTTGTCCTATGCAGGGTATTTCCTCATGGGACGACCACTGTTCGGGCGCAACGCGCCTTCGCGTGTGTTGGCCTGGGCTCTGGCGGCTGCGGCCGTGGTGCTGCTGCCCTTTGTGGAGTGGCGCATGCACAGCAACACCGCGTGGCTGGCGATCGGCTTTCTGGCTGTGGTGTGCACGTTCGGTGCGTATCTGTGCAACGCCACGGGTCTGCGCTCGGTGGCGGCGTCGCGCGCTGCCACGGTGGCCACCCTCGAGCCGGTACTGGCCGTCATGGCGGCCTGGCTGGTGTGGGGTGAGCGACTGGCGCCGCTTGGAATGTTCGGCGCGCTGCTCGTGGTAGCGGGGATTGTGCGATCAGCGCGACGCGCAGAGGTGCCGCAGCGCGACGTCGCCCAATGA
- a CDS encoding S41 family peptidase: MTRLSSRSRLRRRMQLPVTTLLLVPATLLTATTSLAQQGTGSSTTRLLRTPSVSAQHIAFAYANNVWVVERTGGNARRLTSFQGQTQNPKLSPDGKLVAFSAEYAGNTDVYVVPVGGGQPTRLTWHPGNDVVQGWTPDGKAVVFASPRATWAPSGAPRFWTVPVEGGVESPMPMPRAYQGKVSPDGKRVAYRMASSWDEERRNYRGGQNKPIWILDLQSFALDTTPFAGSKDMDPVWVGESVYFLSDRDGVSNVWVYDTRSKALSQVTRFTDFDVKSLDASGNTVVFEQAGYVHLYDVASKRTQVVNIAAAGDFPWMMPQWKDVSGRIASMALSATGKRALVEARGEVFTVPGEKGDVRNLSQSSASAEIAPLWSPDGRSVAYFSDASGEYQLVIVPQDGLGARRSIALPEPSRPYSPAWSPDGKTIAYQDSHFALWLIDVASGRAKKADQDPYFMMDRSIVPVWSPDSRYLAYPKRLKSLFRAIFVYDVAAGTSRQITDGMADATSPAWDAGGKYLWFLASTNFALNSSLLDMTKYDRPETKALYLAVLSRSEASPLMPESDEEAARAMRDSSGAAAAAPAVVAPPAASTAASAPRAVTVRIDFDGLQQRVLAVPGIVERDYGALTAGPSGTVFFLEPTPSTGTAGGPGAGGGNTLHRYQLSARRAVPFASGVAQYTVSADGKRLLYRTGGANGAMFLVDADKAVPQAGTGRLSATLRAYIDPREEFRQIFNEGWRNQRNNFYVKNLHGTDWPAIKRMYEPLLAHVNHRADLNYLLDNMGAETAIGHSYVRGGDMPEVPNGNGGLLGADFSIENGRYRIARIYDGESWNPELRAPLAVPGLNVARGDYVLAINGVELRAPDNMYRLLDGTANRQTVLTINNRPDLQGARQITVVPVGNEQGLRTRAWVEANRRYVDSVSNGKLAYVYLPNTGQPGYTSFNRYYFAQQDRLGVVVDERYNGGGSAADYIVDLLGRDYDGYFNNPVGDRYPYTSPANGIWGPKVMIINEMAGSGGDLMPYMFKRRKLGPLVGSRTWGGLVATTDTPPFVDGGSMIAPRFGFFSRENQFAVENEGVAPDIDVENFPREVIGGRDPQLERATQEAMRLLQSYRNERVNTEPTAPVWGKRGR; the protein is encoded by the coding sequence ATGACTCGCCTGTCTTCGCGCTCCCGTTTGCGCCGGCGTATGCAATTGCCGGTCACGACGCTGCTGTTGGTCCCCGCGACACTGCTGACCGCCACCACGAGTCTTGCGCAGCAGGGTACTGGGTCCTCCACCACGCGCCTGTTGCGTACGCCCAGCGTGAGCGCGCAGCACATCGCATTTGCCTACGCCAACAATGTGTGGGTGGTGGAGCGGACTGGTGGCAATGCGCGGCGGCTCACGAGTTTTCAGGGGCAGACGCAGAACCCCAAGCTGTCGCCCGACGGCAAACTGGTGGCCTTCAGTGCGGAGTATGCGGGTAACACGGACGTGTATGTCGTGCCGGTGGGTGGTGGACAGCCCACGCGACTGACCTGGCATCCCGGCAACGATGTCGTACAGGGTTGGACACCCGACGGCAAGGCGGTGGTGTTTGCCTCGCCGCGTGCCACCTGGGCGCCAAGTGGCGCGCCGCGCTTCTGGACGGTGCCGGTCGAGGGCGGCGTGGAAAGCCCGATGCCCATGCCGCGCGCCTATCAGGGCAAGGTGTCACCTGATGGGAAGCGCGTAGCCTATCGCATGGCCTCCTCGTGGGATGAAGAACGCCGCAATTATCGGGGTGGCCAGAACAAGCCCATCTGGATTCTCGATCTGCAGTCTTTCGCACTCGACACCACGCCGTTTGCCGGCAGCAAGGACATGGATCCGGTGTGGGTGGGCGAGTCCGTGTACTTCCTGTCGGACCGTGACGGCGTGTCCAACGTCTGGGTTTATGACACCCGCAGCAAGGCGCTGTCGCAGGTCACGCGTTTCACCGACTTCGACGTCAAGTCGCTCGACGCATCGGGTAACACGGTGGTGTTCGAGCAGGCGGGCTATGTGCATCTGTACGACGTGGCCAGCAAGCGGACGCAGGTGGTGAACATTGCCGCTGCCGGTGACTTCCCCTGGATGATGCCGCAGTGGAAGGACGTGTCGGGTCGCATCGCGTCCATGGCACTGTCGGCGACCGGCAAGCGCGCACTCGTGGAGGCACGCGGTGAGGTGTTCACGGTGCCTGGCGAAAAGGGCGATGTGCGCAATCTGAGTCAGAGCTCGGCGAGCGCCGAGATCGCGCCGCTGTGGTCGCCGGACGGACGCAGCGTGGCGTACTTCAGCGATGCGTCGGGTGAGTATCAACTGGTCATTGTGCCGCAGGACGGACTGGGGGCCCGCCGCAGTATTGCGTTGCCGGAGCCGAGCCGCCCGTACTCCCCGGCCTGGTCGCCTGACGGCAAGACCATTGCCTATCAGGACTCGCACTTTGCGTTGTGGCTGATTGACGTGGCCAGCGGCCGCGCGAAGAAGGCCGATCAGGATCCGTATTTCATGATGGATCGCAGCATTGTGCCGGTGTGGAGTCCGGACTCGCGCTATCTCGCCTATCCCAAGCGTCTCAAGTCGCTGTTCCGCGCGATCTTCGTGTACGATGTGGCGGCGGGCACGTCGCGTCAGATCACCGACGGCATGGCCGATGCCACGTCGCCGGCCTGGGATGCCGGTGGCAAGTACCTATGGTTCCTGGCCAGCACCAACTTCGCGCTCAATTCGAGCCTGCTGGACATGACCAAGTACGACCGACCGGAAACGAAGGCGTTGTACCTGGCGGTGCTTTCACGCAGTGAGGCCTCGCCGCTCATGCCGGAGAGTGATGAGGAAGCGGCCCGGGCGATGCGTGACAGCAGTGGTGCGGCGGCTGCGGCTCCAGCGGTCGTTGCGCCACCGGCGGCGTCAACGGCGGCTTCCGCGCCACGCGCGGTGACGGTGCGCATTGACTTCGACGGTCTGCAGCAGCGCGTACTGGCAGTGCCGGGCATCGTCGAACGGGATTATGGCGCACTGACGGCCGGGCCGTCAGGCACGGTGTTCTTCCTCGAGCCCACGCCGTCTACGGGTACAGCGGGCGGGCCGGGAGCGGGCGGTGGCAATACGCTGCATCGCTACCAGCTGAGCGCGCGACGCGCCGTACCGTTTGCGAGTGGCGTGGCGCAGTACACGGTGAGCGCCGATGGCAAACGACTGCTGTACCGCACCGGCGGCGCCAACGGGGCCATGTTCCTCGTCGATGCCGACAAGGCCGTGCCGCAGGCGGGCACGGGACGCCTCAGCGCCACGCTGCGTGCGTACATCGATCCGCGCGAGGAGTTCCGGCAGATCTTCAACGAAGGCTGGCGCAACCAGCGCAACAACTTCTATGTGAAGAATCTGCACGGTACCGACTGGCCGGCCATCAAGCGCATGTATGAGCCGCTGCTGGCGCATGTGAATCACCGCGCGGATCTCAACTACCTGCTCGACAACATGGGCGCGGAAACGGCCATCGGACACAGCTATGTGCGCGGTGGGGACATGCCCGAAGTCCCCAATGGCAACGGCGGCCTGCTCGGCGCCGACTTCAGCATCGAGAACGGCCGGTATCGCATTGCCCGCATCTACGATGGCGAGAGCTGGAACCCGGAGCTGCGCGCGCCCCTCGCGGTGCCGGGGCTCAATGTGGCGCGCGGCGACTATGTGCTGGCCATCAACGGGGTGGAGCTGCGCGCACCGGACAACATGTATCGCCTGCTCGATGGCACAGCCAACCGTCAGACGGTGCTGACCATCAACAATCGTCCCGACCTGCAGGGCGCGCGGCAGATCACCGTCGTGCCGGTTGGCAACGAGCAGGGGTTGCGCACGCGCGCCTGGGTGGAAGCCAATCGCCGCTACGTGGATTCCGTGTCCAACGGCAAGCTGGCCTATGTCTACCTGCCCAACACGGGCCAGCCGGGCTACACCAGCTTCAATCGCTATTACTTCGCGCAGCAGGATCGACTGGGCGTGGTGGTCGACGAGCGCTACAACGGTGGGGGCTCGGCGGCCGACTACATCGTGGATCTGTTGGGCCGCGACTACGACGGCTACTTCAACAACCCGGTCGGCGATCGCTATCCGTACACCAGTCCGGCCAACGGCATCTGGGGCCCCAAGGTCATGATCATCAACGAAATGGCCGGCTCGGGTGGTGACCTCATGCCATACATGTTCAAGCGCCGCAAGCTGGGTCCGCTGGTGGGTTCGCGCACCTGGGGCGGTCTCGTGGCCACCACGGATACGCCGCCCTTTGTGGACGGCGGTTCCATGATTGCGCCACGCTTCGGTTTCTTCTCGCGCGAGAATCAGTTCGCGGTGGAGAACGAAGGCGTCGCGCCCGACATCGACGTGGAGAATTTCCCGCGTGAGGTGATCGGTGGCCGTGATCCGCAGCTCGAGCGCGCCACGCAGGAAGCCATGCGATTGCTGCAGTCGTATCGCAACGAGCGTGTCAACACCGAGCCGACGGCGCCGGTGTGGGGCAAGCGGGGTCGGTGA
- a CDS encoding surface-adhesin E family protein translates to MWRRFAVVTLVLSGTFAVRASAQAAPRATLEEIGKTSVGTPVMLETASVSRSGTVVTAAVRVALQPPLKHANGDLVASRTLSMFDCAKQTVATKESWYYHDAAFKKQGMHRVVGKPGFGPAFKGSLGDVALRHLCASR, encoded by the coding sequence ATGTGGCGACGATTCGCCGTCGTGACGCTGGTGTTGAGCGGCACGTTTGCCGTACGGGCGTCTGCACAGGCCGCCCCGCGTGCCACGCTCGAAGAGATTGGCAAGACGTCGGTCGGTACACCGGTGATGCTGGAAACGGCATCGGTGTCGCGCAGCGGCACCGTGGTCACGGCGGCCGTGCGCGTAGCACTGCAGCCACCGCTCAAGCACGCCAACGGCGATCTGGTGGCGTCACGCACGCTCAGCATGTTCGATTGCGCCAAGCAGACGGTGGCCACCAAGGAAAGCTGGTACTACCACGATGCGGCGTTCAAGAAGCAGGGCATGCACCGCGTCGTGGGCAAGCCGGGCTTTGGCCCCGCCTTCAAGGGCTCATTGGGCGACGTCGCGCTGCGGCACCTCTGCGCGTCGCGCTGA